A single region of the Brassica rapa cultivar Chiifu-401-42 chromosome A03, CAAS_Brap_v3.01, whole genome shotgun sequence genome encodes:
- the LOC103861201 gene encoding berberine bridge enzyme-like 19 produces MRRTCVFSVVFFLLFLSLPPPSLSQPSHSVYNSFLKCFSKRTKTPQPQIAKNVFSPTNPAYSSVLRAYIRNARFNTSSTPKPTIIVTPRSYSHVSAAVLCSKPLNFVFKIRSGGHDYDGLSYISDKPFFVLDMSNIRDVSVDVAENSAWISAGATLGEVYYKIWEKSKVHGFPAGVCPTVGVGGHLSGGGYGNMLRKFGLSVDHLIDAKIVDVRGRVLDRKAMGEDLFWAISGGGGASFGVVLGYKVKLVPVPPVVTVFRVEQYMAGGAVDIVHKWQFVGPKTDRNLFMRMLIQPVTRNKVKTVRASVVALFLGKADDVVSLLSKELPELALKKENCTEMTWFQSALWWDNRVNATQTDPKVFLDRNLDSSSFGKRKSDYVATEIPRNGIESLFKKMIELGKIGLVFNPYGGKMAEIAEDATPFPHRNMLFKIQYSVNWKESSPEIEKGYLNEAKELHSFMTRFVSKSPRSAYLNYRDVDIGVNDHGKNSYKEGEVYGRMYFGKNFDRLVKIKTKVDPRNFFRNEQSIPTLPRKF; encoded by the coding sequence ATGCGACGAACCTGTGTCTTCTCCGTCGttttcttcctcctcttcctctctctacctcccccctctctctctcaaccATCGCACTCCGTCTACAACTCCTTCCTCAAATGCTTCTCCAAGAGAACGAAAacaccacaaccccaaatcgcCAAGAACGTCTTCTCTCCGACCAACCCTGCTTACTCCTCCGTCCTCCGAGCTTACATCCGAAACGCGAGGTTCAACACCTCCTCCACCCCCAAACCAACCATCATCGTCACTCCTCGCTCGTATAGCCACGTCAGCGCCGCCGTCCTCTGCTCGAAGCCCTTAAACTTCGTCTTCAAGATCAGAAGCGGCGGGCACGACTACGACGGTCTCTCGTACATCTCCGACAAACCGTTTTTCGTCCTCGACATGTCGAACATCCGCGACGTCTCCGTCGACGTCGCCGAGAACTCGGCGTGGATCTCCGCCGGAGCCACTCTCGGAGAAGTTTACTATAAAATCTGGGAGAAGAGTAAAGTCCATGGCTTCCCCGCCGGAGTTTGTCCGACGGTTGGCGTCGGCGGTCACTTAAGCGGCGGCGGGTACGGTAACATGTTGAGGAAGTTCGGTTTGTCGGTCGATCATTTGATCGACGCGAAGATCGTCGACGTGAGAGGTCGTGTTTTGGATCGGAAAGCGATGGGTGAGGATCTTTTCTGGGCGATCTCCGGCGGAGGAGGAGCTAGCTTCGGCGTCGTTTTGGGGTACAAGGTCAAGCTCGTTCCCGTGCCACCTGTCGTGACGGTGTTCAGAGTGGAGCAGTATATGGCCGGCGGAGCGGTGGACATAGTTCACAAGTGGCAGTTCGTTGGTCCGAAAACCGACAGGAACCTCTTCATGAGGATGCTGATTCAGCCAGTTACGAGGAATAAGGTGAAGACGGTGAGAGCTTCGGTCGTTGCTCTGTTCTTAGGTAAAGCAGACGACGTCGTTTCGCTTCTTAGTAAGGAGCTTCCCGAGTTGGCTTTAAAGAAGGAGAATTGTACGGAGATGACTTGGTTTCAGTCCGCGTTATGGTGGGACAATCGCGTTAACGCTACTCAGACCGATCCCAAAGTGTTTCTTGATCGGAATCTTGACTCCTCTAGCTTCGGGAAGAGGAAGTCTGATTACGTAGCTACCGAGATTCCTAGAAATGGGATTGAGTCTCTGTTCAAGAAGATGATCGAGTTAGGAAAGATCGGGTTAGTTTTCAATCCTTACGGCGGGAAGATGGCGGAGATTGCGGAGGACGCAACGCCGTTCCCGCACCGGAATATGCTTTTCAAGATTCAGTACTCTGTGAACTGGAAAGAGTCGTCTCCGGAGATAGAGAAGGGTTACTTGAACGAGGCTAAAGAGCTTCACAGTTTCATGACCAGGTTTGTGAGCAAGAGCCCTAGAAGTGCTTACTTGAACTACCGTGATGTCGACATCGGGGTGAACGATCACGGGAAGAATAGCTACAAGGAAGGAGAGGTGTATGGAAGAATGTATTTTGGAAAGAACTTTGATCGATTAGTCAAGATTAAAACCAAGGTTGATCCAAGGAACTTCTTTAGGAATGAACAGAGTATACCTACCTTGCCACGCAAgttttaa